A region of the Neomicrococcus lactis genome:
AAGTGTTGGTGCTCGTGGCGAGGGGATTCTCCAACACGGACATTGCAGAGCATCTGCAGATCTCGCCGTACACCTCGAAGACGCACGTCAATCGCATCATGGATAAGGTGCAGGCGCATGATCGCGCTCAGTTGGTGGTCCTGGCGTATGAGTCAGGTCTCCTGACGCCGGGCCAGCAGAACTAGCCCGGCGGATTTCAGGAATTGGTGCTTTAGTCGCTAGGCCGCCGCGTGGCGGGCGCTCGTGGAGAGCTCCTTGGTGAACTCGTCGACGTGGCGTTCGATCAGATCGACGATCTCCCGAACTTCCTCGACAGACTTTTCTGCAAGGAGCGGGATGTCCCACTCGATGTAGGTGGTGTCTGGCCGCTGCTCGATCTGGTCCAAGCAACCCATGGCGACTACGTATTCGGCGGCGTCATGGACGTCAGTGTCGAGGGGCTTGGGGAACATGCCGCTCAAGTCGATGCCGCGCTCCTGAAGGACTTCCACGGCACGGTGATGCAAGTGGCCGCCCGGGTTGACGCCGCCGGAGCGCGTCCCGACAGCGCCTTCTGTCCGGCGTCCCATGAGGGCGGCTGCAATTTGCGAGCGTCCGGTGTTGGACGGGCACACGAACAATACACGCGGCTTGTCGCCCTGGATGAGTCCATGCGAAATAGCCAGTGCGTGGAGGCGCTGATCCGCGAAGTGCTCCGTGGTGGTGAAAAGGTGAGTCTTGACTTTACTTTGGGCGTCGAGCGTCGCGAACGAGTAGTTGACGACATCGGCAATTTTCTCGGGGCTGAAGAGCTTTCCGTACTTCTCGGTCAGGTGTTCAGCAATGCGTGGCAGCATGCGTCGTGTTTCCATGGCCACTCCTTTTGAGTCGAGTCCCTATTTGAACCTCAGTTGAACAGAAGCTGAACTTTAGGTTAACAAGCATAATGACGCCGCTGTGATTTGTAACTAGTTCAGAGTGATTTTTTAGGCCATCGCAGGGGTTCCAGTACTTTGGGAAGTATGCCCCCTAGATATGAAGAGAAGGCACCCAAGCCGAGCGGCGGCGTCGTACTCCTTTCTGAAAATGACGGAAACGTAGCGCGCCAAACGCAAGCCCAAAAGCTCAATACCCTGAACCACAAGTACTTGGTGCGCGTGGAATCCCGCGCCACCTGGTCCGGAATTGTGGCCGCGGTGCTGGCGGGCGGCTTCGCTTTTCTCGCGTTCCAGGGGTACCGACCGCCGCTGTCTGGAGACAATTCGGTGGCCGTGTATGCGGCAATTCTGTCTGCGATTGCCTCGGCGCTCGCGTTCTTCATGGGGTTTCTCTTCGCAACGCAGCAAGCGCTGAAGTGGCTCTCGGAACGACCATTGCCGCGCCGGATTCTCGACGCTCTGGCGCTCATGGCCATGCACGGATCCATCGCGATGATGGGATCCTTGGCACTGTTTCGGATGTTCCAAGCGTCTTTCGTGGGCCTGACTGTTGATGCCATCGCGGGATCGGCCATGGTGGCTGGCGCTGCGGCTATGGCTGCGTACTTGTCCTACTCTTCGGGCGCCAAGATCAGCACGGCAAGCCTGTCAGTGCTGTTGGCTTCTTATATCGCCGCGGGCGTTGTGGTGAGCATGCTGTACGCCGAAAATCCCTTCTGGTGGCACTCGATGTTCAGTGAACTGGGCACGGGGCAGGCAGGCGCCACCAGCTATTGGACGTTCAACACCACGCTGGTGACTTCAGGAATTCTGCTCGCGCTGCTCGCCGACTTCATCACGCGTGAACTCAAGGACTGGAGCGAAGTGAAATGGCTGGCCAAGCGAGAGCTGATTGATTTTTCGCCGGCTCTGCCCGTGCGGTTCTTGAGGCGAATGGAGACGCGGTTTGTGCGGCCGCGCGTCTCGATTGTGCGCGGATGCCTCATTGGAATCGGCGTGTGCTTGGTGGGGATCGGACTGGCTCCCGTGCACACCATGACTGACCTGCACACAGCGTTTGTATGGGTGGCCGCGTTCTTGATTGTTTTCATGATGCTCGGGGTGCCGGTGTGGATGCCGTATTTCCCGGGAGTGTTCTACATCATGAGTTTTGGTGCGGTGCTGGTCTTGGTGGGCGCTTCATACCTGTGGTTTGGGCTGGGGTACTACAACCTCACGGCCCTTGAACTGGTGGCGGCAGGCGTGTTGTTTGGATGGTTGGTGGTCTTGATCCGCAACATTGACGCCGTGATGAGCGAGCCTGAATCAGAGCACACGGCGTAGGTCTTTCGTGGGATTGAGATGTCACAATCCGTAGCCCGCGACGGCGGCGAGTGACCAGGATGTGAGTTGCAACCGAAGTTGTGACATGGTGCAAAGGTGACCAATCTATTCGTGAAGCAACCTCTCGCCGGGCGCATCGCTGCGCTTGTTGGCATCTTCATGCTTGCGCTGGCGCTTCGAGCCGCCGCTCTGGTGGTGGCGCCACTGCTTCCCGAAGCCGGCCCTGCTCTCGGTTTCAATTCGGCATCCACGGGTCTCTTGGCGATGCTCGCGCCCGGAACCTTCGCGGTGTTTGGGTTCTTCGCTCCGGCGCTCATTAAACGGTTGGGGCTGGAACGCGCTCTGGCTGTCTCCATCACGCTGGCTGTAGTGGGTCAGGTGCTGCGCGTCTTCATGCCAAACGTGTGGTCTTTCTTGGCGCTGTCCATTGTGGCGCTCGCAGGATACGGAATCGGCAACGTGGTGCTTCCGCCTCTCATCAAGAAGTACTACCCGGACCGATTGGCACTGGTCACGGCAATCTACGTAACGCTCATATCTATTGGTACCGCCGTCAGCCCTTTGTTTGCCGTACCCATTGCCCAAGCCACTAACTGGCAGTTCTCCATGGCTATTTGGGCACTCTTGAGTCTGGTGGTTGCCGTACCGTGGGCCATTCAGTTGGTTCAGGATCGTCGCGTTGAAAGACTCACCGGCAAGAAGCGACCGGACGATCCCTTCGCAACCTCAGCCACCCCCGCAAAGATCAATCCGTTCCGCTCGCCCGTTGCGTGGGGACTGGCCATCTTTTTGGCTGGAAACTCGGCCCAAACGTACGTGTACTTCACGTGGATCCCGTTGTATCTCGTGGAGCACGGCTTCACGCCGGGGGAGGCTGGCACTGCGCTCGCGTACTTCGCGATCCTCGCACTGCCGGTCAGCTTGCTGGTGCCATTGTGGTTGCCGAAACTCAAAAAGCCCTTCAACGCCATCTTGCTCTTCACGGTTCTCTGGATTGTGGGTCACGCCGGAATGTACTTCTCGCCTGAGAATGGCACGTGGTTGTGGATCACGTTCTCCGGTTTGGGCCAGGCGACCTTCGCTACTGCGCTTCTCATGATCAATTTGCGCTCGCGGACAACCCGAGGCGCGAGTGTTTTGGGTGGCTTTAGTCAGGGACTCGGTTACGCGGGAGCCTGTGCGGCGCCCTTCCTGTTCGGCATCATTCACGACGCCACCGGCGGCTGGGGCGCTTCCTTCGCGACCCTCGGCGTGTGCGTGGTGGTCATGCTCGTCGGAGCCACGATGATCAGCCCCAAGCGCTACATTGAGGATGTCTCATAGGTGCATTCAAAGGCACTTCCGTCAATAGACTTTCGTCGGGATCTAGCGGTCCTTCTTTAATACGTTCGGGTCCACTGATTTAGATGTTCGAATACAATTGAGTCGAATTTCGCATGGATTCATTTACTCATCGCAAGAGTGTAAATAGGCTGGCCGTGATCAGCAATTGTTGATCAAGACAGACACTTTGTTGAGTGGAAAAATGAAAAGACATTCGTAAAAGCCGCGGTTTCCGCGTCTCTTGTTGGTGCTCTGGCCTTCACTGGAGCCAGTAGCGCACAGGCGTCCGTCGGGGTCCCAGCTACTGCAACCGTCGCAATCCAGGCGAGCACTTCGACTCCTATCGCGGCAACTAGCTCGCTCTCGACAGCGTCAACGCTTGCTCTTGGTGGCGCAAGCTCGTCCAGCGGCAATTTGGTGACTCTTCCACCGGCGGATAAGTCCGGTCAGGCTTCCATCCAAGCTCTACCAGTGTTGGCTATTCGAGTTGCGGTCCGCGCAGCACTTGAGGCAATCAAGCGAATTTCTTATGCCACTTACACGCGCGTCATCGGAGCCGTGAAGGTTGGAAAGACTCACTTCGTGAACTACCTCAACAACACCCTGAAGCCATGGCTCAAGGCTCGCGGGATCGCCATTCTTGATGGCGTTTCAGGAGCGGTGGTGTTCGAAGTTATCCGGTGGATCATCGGCTTCTAAGTCAGCAGACGATATTTGGAAGAGGCTGGGGCGTTGCTCATGACGAGCGACGCCCCAGCCTCTCTCCTTGGCAATGAGTTCCTATAAACAACGAGCGAAAACATGAGGCTCAGTGAATGCAGTCTGAGGTTCGTAGTGCATGCGCGAGTCACCAGCGATCTAGCGCTTTCCTGTTTGGGTGTAGCGGACGAATTCGATGAGAATGCCCGCAGCCAAAAGTCCCAAGACAATGAGAGGTTTCCACCAGCCATATTGTTCGATTGGCATCGCGAAGAGCGCAATCACCGCCAGCACCATGGCAGTGAGCATGAACGGAAGACGTGGCTTACCTCGATTCTCCGGCATGAGTTGCGCTGCGTAGGTACCAGGTTCGCCAAATTCCCTCACCAGTGCCTCATATTCTTCAAGACTTTGATTCTCTGCCGGCCACCCAATGCTCTCCATGGCAGATGCCACTAAGTCCTCACTTGCTCCGCGAGCGCGAAGGGCGGCTTTTAAGCTGGTCTGGTAGCTGATCATGAGTGAATCCCTAAAAGTCGAGAGCGAATTCAAAGACGTGAAGGCCTAGGCCGCCGTGGAAGTCAGCATCTTCAGACTTAATGAGATGTCTTTCCAAGCTTGCTCAGCGAGCTCAACTTGACTTCGTCCTTCATCCGTTAGCATGAGGATTTTGCGCGCCGGACCTGTGTTTGAGGTATCCCACGAATGACGTAGTAGGCCTTCGTCTTCCATCCGCGCCAGCACTGGGTACAGCGTGCCACCTTTGATATTTCCGAATCCCTTTTCCTTCAGGTGAGTCAGAAGCTGATAACCATGCGCATCCCGAAAAGACAGTGCTGCCAATACCGCGTAACGCAGTGCGGCTCGGGCAAACTCTTCCCGCCATTGCCAAATGTCCATGCTTGTACGCTAAGTGATGCTATTCGAGATTGAAACTTAGTTTGGGAAACTATCTACTTTAGGGTGACGATTTATAGACGAAAGTATTAAGAGTGGGTGCGTTGTGCAGAGTTGAGAGGCTCGATGCGCCTTGCACAAGCGTGGGACAATGGAGCGGATGACTCCCAAAAATTCCTCCCCAGAGCCAGAACACCACCGTTCCGGAACCTCCAAAGCGCATGCGCGCCGCCCGGATGCACCGAGCGCCGGCCCATTGCGCGGGGTGAGGGGAGCGGACGGGACGCGGCCCGCTCAATTGAGTGGCGGCGTCGTACGGGAAAATAACCGCAATCAAGTGCGGCCCGCGACTGAGGGCTGGGACCAGCAGACTACCCCCGAGGGGCGTCCGCTTCTACAGTTCAAGTCGCCGCGTGTTTCGCAGCCACCAGCACACTTGGCGGACCTCACTCTCGAGGAGCGTCAGGCGAAACTCAAGGAACTGGGCCTCCCAGCATTCCGCGCGAAGCAGCTTTCCGTGCACTATTTCCAGCACTACACCACTGACCCCGAGCTCATGACGGACCTTCCGGCGACTGGTCGTGAGGAACTGGTTTCGGCGATGTTCCCGAAGCTGCTCACCGAGGTCAAGCGCCTCGTCACGGACAACGGTGACACTATCAAATTCTTGTGGCGCCTCTTCGACGGCTCCCTCGTGGAATCCGTCCTCATGCGCTACCCCGGCCGCATCACCTTGTGCGTGTCCAGCCAGTGCGGTTGCGGCATGAACTGCCCATTCTGCGCCACCGGCCAGGCCGGCCTGACCCGCAACATGTCCGCCGCTGAAATCCTTGACCAGATTGTGCAGGCCAACCGGGTGATTGCCGAAGGTGGCTTAGGCGGGTTACGCCGCGACGGTGGGCACGATGCCGAACGAGTCACGAACATCGTGTTCATGGGCATGGGTGAGCCGCTGGCCAACTACAAGCGCGTCATGAACGCCGTGCACCGTAT
Encoded here:
- a CDS encoding low molecular weight phosphatase family protein, whose amino-acid sequence is METRRMLPRIAEHLTEKYGKLFSPEKIADVVNYSFATLDAQSKVKTHLFTTTEHFADQRLHALAISHGLIQGDKPRVLFVCPSNTGRSQIAAALMGRRTEGAVGTRSGGVNPGGHLHHRAVEVLQERGIDLSGMFPKPLDTDVHDAAEYVVAMGCLDQIEQRPDTTYIEWDIPLLAEKSVEEVREIVDLIERHVDEFTKELSTSARHAAA
- a CDS encoding CynX/NimT family MFS transporter — protein: MKQPLAGRIAALVGIFMLALALRAAALVVAPLLPEAGPALGFNSASTGLLAMLAPGTFAVFGFFAPALIKRLGLERALAVSITLAVVGQVLRVFMPNVWSFLALSIVALAGYGIGNVVLPPLIKKYYPDRLALVTAIYVTLISIGTAVSPLFAVPIAQATNWQFSMAIWALLSLVVAVPWAIQLVQDRRVERLTGKKRPDDPFATSATPAKINPFRSPVAWGLAIFLAGNSAQTYVYFTWIPLYLVEHGFTPGEAGTALAYFAILALPVSLLVPLWLPKLKKPFNAILLFTVLWIVGHAGMYFSPENGTWLWITFSGLGQATFATALLMINLRSRTTRGASVLGGFSQGLGYAGACAAPFLFGIIHDATGGWGASFATLGVCVVVMLVGATMISPKRYIEDVS
- a CDS encoding PadR family transcriptional regulator; the encoded protein is MDIWQWREEFARAALRYAVLAALSFRDAHGYQLLTHLKEKGFGNIKGGTLYPVLARMEDEGLLRHSWDTSNTGPARKILMLTDEGRSQVELAEQAWKDISLSLKMLTSTAA
- the rlmN gene encoding 23S rRNA (adenine(2503)-C(2))-methyltransferase RlmN; the encoded protein is MTPKNSSPEPEHHRSGTSKAHARRPDAPSAGPLRGVRGADGTRPAQLSGGVVRENNRNQVRPATEGWDQQTTPEGRPLLQFKSPRVSQPPAHLADLTLEERQAKLKELGLPAFRAKQLSVHYFQHYTTDPELMTDLPATGREELVSAMFPKLLTEVKRLVTDNGDTIKFLWRLFDGSLVESVLMRYPGRITLCVSSQCGCGMNCPFCATGQAGLTRNMSAAEILDQIVQANRVIAEGGLGGLRRDGGHDAERVTNIVFMGMGEPLANYKRVMNAVHRMVAPAPEGLGMSARNITVSTVGLVPAINKLADENIPVTFALSLHAPDDELRDDLIPVNSRWKVDEAIDAAYGYYKKTGRRVSIEYALIKDMNDHAWRAALLAKKLNSRGRGWVHVNPIPLNPTPGSIWTASDPDVTRTFIQTLEDAGVPTTLRDTRGKEIDGACGQLAAAE